One Pichia kudriavzevii chromosome 3, complete sequence genomic window carries:
- a CDS encoding uncharacterized protein (PKUD0C05390; similar to Saccharomyces cerevisiae YPR125W (YLH47); ancestral locus Anc_3.461) — translation MSINRFSRVVLLAAQTTKFRPVTQRPSLFTPIISSVRLNSSSSSSKDGSDANKSKNPASVAAPVVPVKVDPKKMTIWEKVKHEAHHYWEGTKLLGLEIKISTRLLMKMTAGYELTRREYRQLQRTTADVLRLFPFAMFVLIPFAELLLPVALKIFPGLLPSTYESQADKNKKLASLRNTRYKVAQVLTNSKQMVKLPTNLTEEQVADFKDFMKKFKSSRSNEISRQQLLRVAKMFKDDLILDNSPRGTLIALAKYINIRPYGTDQILRYRIRHKMLKIKEDDRLIEDEGVDSLSLAELQQACASRGIHMFNATPGQMKQYLNEWLDMRLHEKIPSTLMLLTNAYIYGEVERYPSTHEALKAVLTTLPIEFYHEQELFVENDNATTEQRLKVLKEQEHLIKSENVQEEGHKILVKDKLSLDDDSNSGDKNVAKEESTEKK, via the coding sequence TTCATCTGTCCGTTTGAACTCCtcatcctcctcttctAAGGACGGTTCCGAtgcaaataaatcaaagaaCCCTGCTTCTGTTGCGGCTCCTGTTGTGCCTGTGAAGGTtgatccaaaaaaaatgacaatTTGGGAGAAGGTGAAACATGAAGCACATCATTATTGGGAAGGTACTAAATTGTTAGGTctggaaatcaaaatctcTACTAGATtgttaatgaaaatgacTGCTGGTTATGAGTTGACTAGAAGAGAATACAGACAATTACAAAGAACAACTGCTGATGTGTTGAGATTATTCCCATTTGCTATGTTTGTCTTGATTCCATTTGCTGAATTGTTATTGCCGGTTGCATTGAAGATTTTCCCAGGTCTATTGCCTTCAACCTATGAATCTCAAGCtgataaaaacaaaaagttgGCTTCTCTTAGAAACACCAGGTATAAGGTTGCCCAAGTTTTAACTAACTCAAAGCAAATGGTTAAACTACCAACCAATTTAACTGAGGAACAAGTTGctgatttcaaagatttcatgaagaaattcaaatcttcaagatcaaatgaaatttcGAGACAACAATTGCTAAGAGTCGCAAAGATGTTCAAggatgatttgattttagatAATTCTCCAAGAGGTACTTTGATTGCATTGGCAAAATACATCAATATCAGACCTTATGGTACTGATCAAATTCTAAGATATAGAATTCGTCATAAGATGCTGAAAATTAAGGAAGATGATAGAttgattgaagatgaaggtGTTGATTCTCTATCTTTAGCTGAATTGCAACAAGCTTGTGCTTCTCGTGGTATTCATATGTTCAATGCAACCCCAGGACAAATGAAGCAATATCTTAATGAATGGTTAGACATGAGATTACATGAAAAAATCCCGTCTACTTTGATGCTTTTAACTAATGCCTACATTTATGGTGAAGTGGAGAGATACCCTTCAACTCATGAAGCTTTAAAGGCCGTCTTGACTACCTTACCAATCGAATTCTACCATGAACAAGAGCTTTtcgttgaaaatgataatgCCACAACCGAGCAAAGATTGAAGGTCTTgaaagaacaagaacatTTAATCAAGTCTGAAAATgttcaagaagaaggcCATAAGATTCTTGTTAAAGATAAGTTGAGTTTAGATGATGACTCTAACTCCGGTGACAAGAATGTTGCAAAGGAAGAATCTACTGAAAAGAAATAG